A genomic stretch from Burkholderiaceae bacterium DAT-1 includes:
- a CDS encoding peptidase domain-containing ABC transporter: MSTMLTRLKQRFTSTKVPLRQQMADVDCGVTCLAMILEYFGADYPVNVIRLRCEQFGPAQTTTAIIKGARSLGLEAKMLAVDFPTLGQLRLPAILHWNFNHFVVLERIQGDTFTIADPALGRSTLSRDEFGKCFTGIAISLSPGAAFVPEKQDKTLEFKRYLKENLLTPACVRQVGKVMFFSLCIQLLALAYPLFSHYLVDVILPIRQADLMSVLLLMIGMFFVSVVMTAWLRGIAIAQLHKQIDTALLNGFVCKLLRLPTNFFLERSSGEINSRAMSNSVIRDTLSNATLSASLDTIMLLFNLGTLFWLNMHFALVTIGLSLIQVVSYVVYARSLRDPVAAETKAQAVYFSYLNEMIHGILTIKANAAESHVEHKWGVKLGHYMSRINLRNQVEATHTAISNGLRLSIPAFLLWYSGTLYIQGACTLGEILAMNAIAAMVFGPLSSLANLVRSYQDFRIHGERMGELWQYANEQTESHTEEIQAFGDISLENVAFRYRTSSQTILNGCSLTIHQGSHCAIVGPSGSGKTTLVSLLLGFQLPTEGTVRYNGIPLDSIRLDSLRSRIGYVTQQNYLFNGSIRSNIALARPDAPLSEIEWAAEVAGLLQDIRHMPLGFDTNVGEGGAALSGGQKQRLAIARAILSRPEILILDEATSNLDAETEARVIDALASISATQIWITHRLSSLKHCDQIYIMNQGRIVASGTSHELAESNDFFKNWRKRELSNQETTA; this comes from the coding sequence ATGTCTACCATGCTGACCAGACTCAAACAGCGCTTCACATCAACCAAGGTGCCACTTCGCCAGCAAATGGCGGATGTCGATTGCGGAGTCACCTGCCTCGCAATGATTCTTGAATACTTTGGAGCCGATTATCCGGTCAATGTCATCCGGTTGCGCTGCGAGCAATTTGGCCCGGCACAAACCACCACGGCGATCATCAAGGGCGCGCGGTCACTGGGGCTGGAAGCCAAAATGCTGGCGGTAGACTTTCCGACCCTGGGTCAGCTTCGACTGCCCGCTATCCTGCACTGGAACTTCAATCACTTTGTCGTACTGGAACGCATCCAGGGCGATACGTTTACGATTGCCGATCCCGCCCTCGGTAGAAGTACCCTGAGTCGGGACGAGTTTGGCAAATGCTTTACCGGCATTGCGATCTCCCTCTCTCCGGGCGCAGCCTTCGTACCGGAAAAGCAGGATAAAACGCTTGAATTCAAGCGCTATCTTAAAGAAAACCTGCTGACCCCTGCCTGCGTACGCCAAGTCGGCAAGGTGATGTTTTTCTCGCTATGTATTCAGCTGCTTGCATTGGCCTACCCACTATTTAGCCATTACCTTGTTGACGTCATTTTGCCCATTCGCCAAGCCGACCTGATGTCGGTATTACTCCTGATGATCGGCATGTTTTTTGTCAGTGTAGTGATGACCGCGTGGCTCAGAGGCATTGCTATTGCCCAGCTCCACAAACAGATCGATACTGCCTTGCTCAATGGTTTTGTCTGCAAACTACTGCGATTACCCACCAATTTCTTTCTTGAGCGCTCTTCCGGGGAGATCAACAGTCGCGCCATGTCCAATAGCGTGATCCGCGACACGCTGTCCAACGCTACCTTGTCGGCTTCACTTGATACCATCATGCTGCTGTTTAATCTGGGTACCTTGTTCTGGCTCAACATGCATTTTGCACTGGTGACAATTGGCCTATCCCTGATACAAGTGGTGAGCTATGTCGTTTATGCACGATCGCTACGTGATCCGGTGGCCGCAGAAACCAAGGCTCAGGCGGTCTATTTCTCGTACCTGAACGAAATGATTCACGGTATTCTGACCATCAAGGCCAACGCGGCAGAATCCCATGTCGAGCATAAATGGGGCGTCAAACTCGGCCACTATATGAGCCGGATCAACTTGCGCAATCAGGTCGAAGCGACCCATACCGCTATTTCCAATGGCCTGCGGCTCTCGATCCCGGCATTCCTCCTGTGGTATTCGGGCACGCTGTATATTCAAGGGGCGTGTACGCTGGGCGAGATTCTGGCCATGAACGCGATTGCCGCAATGGTCTTTGGCCCGTTATCGAGTCTGGCTAATCTGGTACGCAGCTATCAGGACTTCCGGATTCATGGCGAACGAATGGGCGAGCTATGGCAGTATGCGAACGAGCAGACTGAGTCTCACACCGAGGAAATTCAGGCATTCGGCGATATCTCGCTGGAGAACGTCGCATTTCGCTATCGCACATCCTCGCAAACCATTCTGAATGGCTGCTCGCTCACCATTCATCAAGGTTCCCACTGCGCAATCGTCGGCCCTAGCGGATCGGGCAAGACCACCCTCGTCTCCCTTTTACTGGGCTTCCAGTTACCGACAGAAGGAACCGTGCGATATAACGGCATCCCACTGGATTCAATCAGACTCGACTCTCTGCGCTCACGCATTGGCTATGTAACGCAGCAGAACTATCTGTTTAATGGCTCCATCAGGAGCAATATTGCCCTCGCCCGTCCCGATGCGCCCCTATCCGAAATCGAATGGGCTGCGGAGGTGGCCGGACTGCTACAGGATATCCGGCATATGCCGCTCGGCTTTGATACCAACGTAGGCGAAGGCGGCGCAGCACTGTCGGGTGGACAAAAACAAAGACTGGCCATTGCGCGCGCGATTTTGAGCCGTCCCGAAATCCTGATCCTCGATGAGGCTACAAGCAATCTGGACGCCGAAACCGAGGCGAGGGTGATTGATGCGCTTGCCAGTATTTCGGCCACCCAAATCTGGATTACCCATCGCCTGTCATCGCTCAAGCACTGCGATCAAATCTACATCATGAATCAGGGACGCATTGTCGCATCAGGCACCAGCCACGAACTGGCTGAAAGCAATGACTTTTTCAAGAACTGGCGGAAGCGGGAACTGAGCAATCAGGAAACAACTGCCTGA
- a CDS encoding LysE/ArgO family amino acid transporter, with protein MWTAYFTGLMSCLVLIAAIGTQNAFILRQGIRGEHVLPLVAFCVTADAILIGAGIAGLGVVIEAWPQALVVATWAGAVFMFVYGGKAALRALNDSSMEVDGSQGTGLKAALLACAGFTFLNPHVYLDTVILLGALGNQAGEGGRWLFWLGACTASLTWFVLLGYGARLLAPFFRRAFAWRVLDSFVALTMIAMGIGLVANR; from the coding sequence ATGTGGACTGCATATTTTACGGGTCTGATGTCTTGTCTGGTGCTGATTGCCGCAATTGGTACACAGAATGCGTTTATCTTGCGGCAAGGGATTCGCGGCGAACATGTGCTGCCACTCGTTGCATTCTGTGTGACGGCTGATGCGATTTTGATCGGCGCCGGGATTGCGGGTCTGGGGGTAGTGATTGAGGCCTGGCCGCAAGCGCTGGTAGTGGCGACCTGGGCGGGTGCGGTATTTATGTTTGTTTACGGTGGCAAGGCTGCATTGCGCGCCTTGAACGATAGCAGCATGGAGGTCGACGGATCGCAGGGGACGGGTTTGAAGGCCGCATTGTTAGCCTGCGCGGGGTTCACCTTTCTGAATCCTCATGTGTACCTCGACACCGTGATTCTGCTGGGGGCGCTTGGTAATCAAGCGGGCGAGGGCGGCCGCTGGCTGTTCTGGCTGGGGGCGTGTACCGCCAGTCTGACCTGGTTTGTGCTGCTGGGGTATGGTGCGCGCTTACTGGCGCCATTCTTCCGTCGGGCGTTTGCCTGGCGTGTACTGGATTCCTTTGTGGCGCTCACCATGATCGCGATGGGCATTGGACTGGTAGCCAACCGCTGA
- a CDS encoding LysR family transcriptional regulator ArgP, producing the protein MKLDSGQLAAFSAVLNEGSFERAAARLHVTPSAVSQRVKQLEERIGQILIQRTTPCAPTEAGQRLLRHAEQLALLESETLLALGLNDDGSTLRPRLSLAVNADSLDTWFADVFASVAQDGRFSVDIRVEDQDHSLALLRDGSVMAAISASADAIQGCHAEQLGVMPYVSTASATFHQRYFPDGVTMSGLSQAPMLTFNRKDALQLVYLSQLAPDAPAPPTHYVPSVTGFFHAARHGLGWGMMPEPLAREALQSGELVELLPGMRLDVPLYWHRWRIRSPMLDSLSQIIRQAALAHLLPAVHSPKDT; encoded by the coding sequence ATGAAATTGGACAGCGGGCAACTGGCTGCATTTTCTGCCGTACTGAATGAGGGTAGCTTCGAGCGCGCAGCGGCGCGTCTGCATGTCACACCTTCAGCCGTTAGTCAGCGGGTGAAGCAACTGGAAGAGCGCATCGGTCAGATCCTGATTCAGCGCACCACACCGTGCGCGCCAACAGAGGCGGGGCAGCGCCTGCTGCGACACGCCGAACAGCTCGCCTTGCTCGAAAGTGAAACGCTGCTTGCGCTGGGCTTAAATGATGACGGCAGCACCCTGCGTCCGCGCCTGTCTCTGGCCGTCAATGCAGATTCGCTGGATACCTGGTTTGCCGATGTCTTTGCCAGTGTGGCGCAAGATGGACGCTTTAGCGTGGATATTCGGGTGGAAGATCAGGATCATTCGCTGGCTCTGTTACGTGACGGCTCAGTCATGGCTGCGATTTCAGCCAGCGCTGATGCCATTCAAGGCTGTCATGCAGAGCAGCTGGGTGTCATGCCCTATGTGTCTACCGCCTCTGCGACGTTTCATCAGCGGTATTTTCCGGATGGGGTGACGATGTCAGGCCTCAGCCAGGCGCCCATGCTGACCTTCAATCGCAAAGATGCCCTGCAGCTCGTCTACCTGAGCCAGCTTGCCCCGGACGCCCCTGCCCCGCCTACGCATTATGTTCCCTCTGTCACCGGCTTTTTCCATGCAGCCCGCCACGGGCTTGGCTGGGGCATGATGCCGGAGCCACTGGCCCGTGAGGCACTGCAATCGGGGGAATTGGTAGAGTTGCTACCCGGTATGCGGCTGGATGTGCCGCTGTACTGGCATCGGTGGCGGATTCGTTCACCCATGCTCGATAGCCTCAGCCAGATTATCCGTCAGGCGGCGCTCGCGCATCTGCTCCCGGCTGTCCACTCACCCAAAGACACTTAA
- a CDS encoding DUF885 domain-containing protein — protein MRFINSLYAGCAALGGLLATMPVYADAFDDWANRLAEQRMLVNPEGATAQQYFQGDIQAKLDAQLTRRDYAYRQQRVKEAHETLQALQGFKPDQLSPQQRISAGIIAFSAQGTVDADRFADYDFVFNQFNGLHVRLVNFLSQTHPIRNKRDIEHYLSRLHQVAEVMDVGIARAQEQDKRGILMPRFITTAAIGQFDRFLEGEEAANILVTSLKQRMSLLTDIPQTEQTSTLIAAERGVANEILPAFRRAKALLTEQLPHTTDDTGLWRFPDGKAAYAVYLHRMTTTSMDAEEIHALGLKEVARIEAQMDGLLNSLGYREGTIQARMSQLSQALQPMGEAPQQQLLDRYSEIVKDALVRATPLFDTMPKAPVVVKREPVFTEKTAAAHYSAPSEDGSRPGIFWVPLPGPSFRVISMRSLAYHEAIPGHHFQIALQQENPSLPDFRRKRVFGEGSAYVEGWALYAEQLAEENGWYEGDTVGLLGKLESELFRARRLVVDTGLHAMKWTRQQAIDYGITPVEVDRYVVNPGQACAYKIGMLKLLALRHLAQEKLGERFSIKAFHQLILTTGDVPLDVLETVVNDWISQQKSAAR, from the coding sequence ATGCGGTTTATCAATTCCCTATATGCAGGCTGTGCGGCGCTTGGCGGCCTGCTGGCCACAATGCCGGTCTACGCTGATGCCTTTGACGACTGGGCGAATCGGCTTGCCGAGCAACGTATGCTCGTCAATCCCGAGGGCGCCACGGCGCAACAATATTTTCAGGGCGATATTCAAGCCAAACTCGACGCGCAACTGACCCGCCGCGACTACGCGTACCGGCAACAGCGTGTCAAAGAGGCACACGAGACCCTGCAGGCATTGCAGGGATTCAAGCCCGACCAACTCAGTCCGCAACAGCGCATCAGCGCAGGCATCATTGCTTTTTCGGCACAGGGCACTGTGGACGCCGATCGCTTTGCCGACTATGACTTTGTTTTCAATCAATTCAATGGCCTACATGTCAGACTGGTAAACTTTCTCAGCCAGACTCACCCCATTAGAAATAAGCGTGATATTGAGCATTATCTGAGCAGGTTACATCAGGTGGCAGAGGTCATGGATGTTGGCATCGCACGTGCCCAGGAGCAGGACAAGCGTGGCATTCTGATGCCGCGTTTTATCACTACTGCAGCCATCGGCCAGTTCGACCGTTTTCTGGAGGGCGAGGAAGCGGCCAATATCCTTGTGACCAGCCTAAAGCAGCGCATGAGCTTGCTCACAGATATCCCGCAAACAGAACAGACAAGTACATTGATAGCAGCGGAACGCGGCGTCGCAAACGAAATCCTGCCAGCATTCCGCCGGGCAAAAGCATTGCTGACGGAGCAACTCCCGCACACCACGGACGATACCGGCCTGTGGCGCTTCCCGGATGGGAAAGCAGCCTATGCCGTCTATCTGCACCGCATGACAACCACGTCAATGGACGCAGAAGAGATTCATGCCTTGGGACTCAAGGAAGTAGCACGCATCGAAGCACAGATGGATGGCTTGCTGAACTCGCTGGGCTATCGCGAAGGCACCATTCAGGCACGCATGAGTCAGCTCAGCCAGGCGCTGCAACCCATGGGTGAAGCTCCGCAACAGCAGCTGCTTGATCGCTATAGCGAGATCGTCAAGGATGCACTGGTACGTGCTACGCCCCTGTTTGACACGATGCCCAAAGCGCCCGTGGTCGTTAAACGCGAACCGGTCTTTACCGAAAAGACCGCCGCTGCGCATTACTCCGCGCCCTCAGAAGATGGGTCGCGTCCTGGCATTTTCTGGGTGCCCTTGCCCGGCCCCAGCTTCCGTGTGATCAGCATGCGCTCGCTGGCTTACCACGAAGCCATTCCGGGTCATCACTTCCAGATTGCCCTGCAGCAGGAAAACCCTTCATTGCCCGATTTCCGCCGCAAACGCGTATTTGGCGAGGGCTCTGCCTATGTAGAAGGCTGGGCACTGTATGCCGAACAACTGGCTGAAGAAAACGGCTGGTATGAAGGAGATACGGTGGGACTGCTAGGCAAGCTGGAGTCTGAACTCTTCCGGGCAAGACGCCTGGTTGTGGATACCGGCTTGCATGCAATGAAGTGGACACGTCAGCAGGCCATCGACTACGGCATTACGCCCGTTGAAGTAGATCGATATGTGGTGAATCCGGGGCAAGCATGCGCCTACAAAATCGGCATGCTGAAACTGCTGGCCTTGCGCCATCTGGCTCAGGAAAAGCTGGGTGAACGCTTTTCGATCAAGGCTTTCCACCAGTTAATTCTCACGACTGGCGATGTGCCCCTTGATGTACTGGAAACCGTGGTCAATGACTGGATTAGCCAGCAGAAGTCTGCAGCTCGCTAA
- the speD gene encoding adenosylmethionine decarboxylase has product MTQVLGRHVLADFYGCPLNVLMQPERVEAALREAARLAGATVIGGHVHHFGEGMGVTGVLLLKESHLSIHTWPEHGYAALDLFMCGQPQLDAALAHLRQVFAPAQVVSKTVARGQISELQTSAG; this is encoded by the coding sequence ATGACGCAGGTGCTGGGACGCCATGTGCTGGCGGATTTTTATGGTTGCCCGCTCAACGTGCTGATGCAACCCGAGCGGGTGGAAGCGGCTTTGCGCGAGGCCGCCCGGTTGGCGGGCGCCACCGTGATTGGTGGCCATGTTCATCATTTCGGTGAGGGCATGGGTGTGACAGGCGTGCTGCTGCTAAAAGAATCGCACCTGAGTATCCACACCTGGCCCGAGCATGGCTATGCAGCGCTCGACCTATTCATGTGCGGGCAACCGCAGCTCGATGCAGCGCTTGCCCACCTGCGCCAGGTGTTTGCCCCGGCACAGGTGGTGTCGAAAACAGTGGCGCGCGGACAGATTAGCGAGCTGCAGACTTCTGCTGGCTAA
- a CDS encoding DUF4178 domain-containing protein, translating into MFSTACPSCGATVSFRSASSVLAVCEYCNSTLVRDADSVRDIGKMSETLDDYSPLQITSTGRYQGVQFSIIGRIQLRYDAGVWNEWYIWFDDGGTGWLSESVGQYVLTRSMGKLDDPPLFDKLAPGQPYRYSGARFTFSDVREARCIGGQGELPFRVGEGWQAKVADARCAKQFLTLDYSEDASPPELFLGEAVTLAQLDMQLLRDARVVMEKTGKLKGSIAALTCPGCGASLQYRAGVATQITCGTCGTQSDMTGDVATVLNTHRNQQTIPRVTLELGSVAQIEGAPWTVSGAMIWQEDGEPGQWTEYLLFNLEKGFRWLVEAQDGWTLGSLMDVWADATDPNNVLADGRKFTPQYPEYTARVIYAAGAFPFRAQVGDRMRLRDYVASDRSERLASELNAHELIWTRARLVPDSAIGQWFGKAEVQSSHFVPALDREGKRKIAFTAVALMFAFNLPIALIQGGFGKRMMVCLIAALIVALPLMSEGED; encoded by the coding sequence ATGTTCAGCACTGCCTGCCCTTCATGTGGCGCAACCGTCAGCTTCCGATCTGCGAGTTCGGTGCTGGCGGTGTGCGAGTATTGCAACAGTACACTCGTGCGCGATGCCGACAGCGTGCGCGACATCGGCAAGATGTCCGAGACGCTGGACGATTACTCGCCGCTACAGATCACCAGTACCGGTCGTTATCAGGGTGTCCAGTTTTCCATCATTGGCCGCATCCAGCTGCGCTACGACGCAGGGGTGTGGAACGAGTGGTATATCTGGTTTGACGATGGCGGCACTGGCTGGCTCTCGGAAAGCGTGGGGCAGTATGTGCTCACTCGTTCAATGGGCAAACTGGATGATCCGCCGCTCTTCGACAAGCTGGCGCCCGGCCAGCCCTATCGCTACTCGGGGGCGCGTTTTACCTTTTCCGATGTGCGAGAGGCGCGCTGTATTGGCGGTCAGGGTGAACTGCCCTTCCGCGTGGGTGAGGGCTGGCAGGCCAAGGTCGCTGATGCCCGTTGCGCCAAGCAATTCCTGACGCTGGACTACTCCGAAGATGCGAGTCCCCCCGAGCTGTTTCTCGGCGAAGCGGTGACGCTGGCACAACTGGACATGCAGCTGTTGCGCGATGCGCGTGTCGTCATGGAAAAGACCGGCAAGCTCAAGGGCAGCATTGCTGCGCTGACCTGCCCGGGCTGCGGGGCTTCGCTGCAATATCGTGCTGGTGTGGCCACTCAGATTACCTGCGGTACCTGCGGTACCCAGTCGGATATGACTGGCGATGTGGCGACCGTTCTCAATACCCACCGAAATCAGCAGACCATTCCACGCGTCACGCTGGAACTGGGCAGTGTGGCGCAGATCGAGGGCGCACCGTGGACGGTGAGTGGGGCGATGATCTGGCAGGAGGATGGCGAGCCGGGACAGTGGACCGAATATCTGCTCTTCAATCTGGAAAAAGGCTTCCGCTGGCTAGTGGAGGCGCAGGATGGCTGGACGCTGGGTAGCCTGATGGATGTGTGGGCGGATGCGACGGACCCCAATAACGTGCTGGCAGATGGTCGTAAATTTACCCCGCAATATCCCGAATATACCGCCCGCGTGATCTACGCCGCAGGCGCTTTTCCGTTCCGTGCGCAGGTGGGTGACCGCATGCGTCTGCGCGATTATGTGGCGAGCGACCGATCGGAACGGCTGGCATCCGAGCTGAATGCACACGAACTGATCTGGACGCGTGCACGCCTGGTACCTGATTCCGCAATTGGCCAGTGGTTTGGTAAAGCCGAAGTGCAATCGAGCCATTTTGTACCCGCGCTGGATCGCGAAGGTAAACGCAAGATTGCGTTTACCGCCGTTGCCCTGATGTTTGCATTCAATCTGCCCATCGCGCTGATTCAGGGCGGGTTTGGCAAGCGCATGATGGTGTGCCTGATTGCCGCGCTGATTGTGGCCTTGCCCCTGATGTCGGAAGGAGAGGATTGA
- a CDS encoding SPFH domain-containing protein, which yields MSLMSFIKKQFIDVLEWQESGDGVLSWRYPMEDNEIQYGGQLTVRESQMAVFVDEGKIADVFGPGRHTLTTQTMPLLTNLKNWDKLFQSPFKSDVYFFSTRLQLGRKWGTAQPVTIRDNDFGMVRLRAFGIYSYRIADPRQFYTEVSGTRGTYTVDDLEQQLRNQVVATMTSTLGGSGIPFLDMAGNQGLMADKIREALVPVFQKLGLALDTFAVENVSLPEELQTAIDKRIAIGMAGDLNQYTRYQAAEAIPLAAQNEGGLAGLGASLAAGASIAQAMTQSLQGGAPAAAAAAAPVADGPQVRLAQLKGLLDQGLITQGDYDTAKAEVLKKLVG from the coding sequence ATGAGCCTGATGTCGTTTATCAAGAAGCAGTTTATTGACGTACTGGAGTGGCAGGAAAGCGGCGATGGCGTGCTGTCCTGGCGCTATCCGATGGAAGACAACGAAATCCAGTACGGCGGACAGCTCACTGTGCGCGAGTCGCAGATGGCTGTCTTTGTGGATGAAGGCAAGATTGCCGACGTTTTTGGCCCCGGCCGTCATACGCTGACCACCCAGACGATGCCGCTGCTGACCAATCTGAAAAACTGGGACAAGCTGTTCCAGTCGCCTTTCAAGTCGGATGTGTACTTTTTCAGCACCCGTCTGCAGCTGGGTCGCAAGTGGGGCACCGCACAGCCTGTCACCATCCGTGACAATGATTTCGGCATGGTGCGTCTGCGTGCATTCGGTATTTATTCCTACCGGATTGCCGATCCGCGTCAGTTCTATACCGAAGTCAGCGGCACACGCGGCACCTATACCGTAGACGATCTGGAGCAGCAGCTGCGCAATCAGGTCGTGGCCACCATGACCAGCACGCTGGGTGGTAGCGGTATTCCGTTCCTTGATATGGCCGGCAATCAGGGGCTGATGGCCGACAAGATTCGCGAGGCACTGGTGCCGGTGTTCCAGAAGCTGGGGCTGGCGCTGGATACCTTTGCAGTAGAAAACGTCTCCCTGCCGGAAGAGCTGCAAACTGCCATCGACAAGCGGATTGCCATCGGGATGGCGGGTGATCTGAACCAGTACACCCGCTATCAGGCAGCAGAAGCCATTCCGCTGGCTGCACAAAACGAAGGTGGACTGGCCGGATTGGGCGCAAGCCTCGCAGCCGGGGCCAGCATCGCGCAAGCCATGACCCAGAGCCTGCAAGGTGGCGCTCCGGCAGCAGCGGCCGCTGCCGCACCTGTTGCGGATGGCCCGCAAGTGCGTCTGGCGCAGCTCAAAGGCTTGCTGGATCAGGGCCTGATCACGCAGGGCGATTACGATACCGCCAAGGCTGAAGTGCTGAAGAAACTGGTGGGCTAA
- a CDS encoding DUF350 domain-containing protein: protein MPDARKDFDMFAGLLPAFVAYITYLGSGLVLLAVFAKLYCWATPIDELKLIRENGHAAAISFAGALLGFALALTASALHLDHWDSFMLWGVLAMLVQILVHIAVSRFLKDLTLALNENNVAMGILAGAIQLAAGLINAGALS, encoded by the coding sequence ATGCCTGACGCCCGCAAGGATTTCGACATGTTTGCAGGTTTGCTTCCCGCCTTTGTGGCGTACATCACTTATCTGGGTAGTGGTCTGGTCTTGCTGGCTGTGTTTGCCAAGCTCTATTGCTGGGCCACGCCGATCGACGAACTGAAGCTGATCCGCGAAAACGGCCATGCCGCAGCGATTTCGTTTGCCGGTGCCTTGCTGGGCTTTGCGCTGGCGCTGACCGCCAGTGCCTTGCACCTCGATCACTGGGACAGCTTCATGCTGTGGGGCGTGCTGGCCATGCTGGTGCAGATTCTGGTGCACATTGCCGTCTCGCGTTTCCTGAAAGACCTGACCCTTGCTTTAAACGAAAACAATGTGGCCATGGGCATTCTGGCGGGGGCGATCCAGCTCGCGGCCGGTCTGATCAATGCCGGTGCCCTGTCCTGA
- a CDS encoding polyamine aminopropyltransferase, with protein sequence MRNRLLILSVFIVASCGLAYELITGALASYLLGDTVFQFSSIIGCYLFAMGVGSHVSKYVKDEHLLAAFVDIELLVGLIGGLSASILFVVFAWAGEPFRMVLYALVFAIGVLVGMEIPLVMRIMNQRQTAFADLVSKVLTFDYLGALVVSLLFPLLLAPKLGLARSALLFGLLNAGVALWACHSFRRELIKPAMQMARSGIVLLVLSACFIGSDRLTEWSEKAIYGEEIIHAETTPYQRLVLTKWKDTLRLFINGNLQFSSRDEYRYHEALVHPVLAKLPWAKHVLVLGGGDGLAVREILKYPQIEHITLVDLDPAMTQLFSHSAPLQALNHGSLTDKRVTVVNEDAMRWLEQHTDSFDAIIVDFPDPSNFALGKLYSVPVYRLLSRHLSENGLAVVQSTSPFNAPRSYWCVDATLRAAGFHTSPYHAYVPSFGEWGFILAAKQPGYTPPESYPVPMKFLDRESTRQMFFFPPDMRRWDVKPNELNNQQLVHYFDQDWSQVLH encoded by the coding sequence ATGCGCAATCGATTATTGATCCTGTCGGTGTTTATCGTCGCATCCTGCGGCCTTGCCTACGAACTGATTACCGGTGCACTGGCCAGTTACCTGCTCGGCGATACGGTGTTTCAGTTTTCCTCCATCATCGGCTGCTATCTGTTTGCCATGGGTGTGGGGTCACATGTCTCGAAATATGTGAAGGACGAGCACCTGCTGGCAGCCTTTGTCGACATCGAATTGCTGGTGGGCCTGATTGGCGGCTTGTCGGCATCCATCCTCTTCGTGGTATTTGCCTGGGCGGGCGAGCCTTTCCGCATGGTGCTGTATGCGCTGGTGTTCGCCATCGGCGTGCTGGTCGGCATGGAGATTCCGCTGGTGATGCGGATCATGAACCAGCGTCAAACTGCGTTTGCCGATCTGGTCAGCAAGGTGCTGACCTTTGATTATCTGGGCGCGCTGGTGGTGTCGCTGCTGTTTCCGCTGCTGCTTGCGCCCAAGCTGGGGCTGGCGCGCAGTGCGCTGTTGTTCGGTTTGCTGAATGCAGGTGTGGCGCTGTGGGCCTGCCATAGTTTCCGCCGCGAACTGATCAAACCGGCGATGCAGATGGCGCGCAGCGGCATTGTGCTGCTGGTGCTGAGTGCCTGCTTTATTGGCTCGGATCGACTCACCGAATGGAGCGAAAAAGCCATTTACGGCGAAGAAATCATCCACGCCGAAACCACGCCCTATCAGCGTCTGGTACTGACCAAATGGAAAGACACCCTGCGGCTGTTCATTAATGGCAATCTGCAATTTTCCAGCCGCGACGAATACCGTTACCACGAAGCGCTGGTGCATCCGGTGCTGGCGAAGCTGCCGTGGGCCAAACATGTGCTGGTACTGGGCGGCGGCGACGGGCTGGCGGTACGGGAAATCCTCAAATATCCGCAGATCGAACACATTACGCTGGTCGACCTTGATCCGGCCATGACCCAGCTGTTCAGTCACTCCGCCCCTTTGCAGGCCCTGAATCACGGCTCACTGACAGACAAGCGCGTCACTGTCGTCAATGAAGACGCAATGCGCTGGCTGGAACAGCATACCGACAGCTTTGATGCCATCATCGTCGATTTTCCCGACCCGTCCAATTTCGCGCTGGGCAAACTCTATTCGGTGCCGGTGTATCGTCTGTTGTCGCGGCATCTCTCGGAAAACGGGCTGGCCGTGGTGCAATCTACCTCACCTTTCAATGCGCCGCGTTCCTACTGGTGCGTGGATGCTACCCTGCGAGCAGCCGGTTTCCACACCTCACCCTATCATGCCTATGTGCCTTCGTTTGGCGAGTGGGGCTTTATTTTGGCGGCCAAACAGCCGGGTTACACCCCGCCCGAATCCTACCCTGTGCCAATGAAGTTTCTCGATCGCGAGTCCACACGGCAGATGTTTTTCTTTCCGCCGGACATGCGTCGCTGGGACGTGAAACCCAATGAGCTGAACAACCAGCAGTTGGTGCATTATTTCGATCAGGACTGGTCGCAGGTGCTGCACTAA